The following coding sequences lie in one Variovorax terrae genomic window:
- a CDS encoding DOPA 4,5-dioxygenase family protein — translation MIPRPQNLYSNYHAHVYFGPSTVEQARALCHAAGEQLGVAVGRVHEKIVGPHPHWSCQLAFDHTQFDAVMAWLEQHRQGLDVLVHGLTGNDLEDHTTHASWLGRPTPLNLHVFGG, via the coding sequence ATGATTCCGAGACCCCAGAACCTTTACTCGAACTACCACGCCCATGTCTACTTCGGGCCGTCCACCGTGGAACAGGCGCGTGCGCTGTGCCACGCGGCGGGCGAACAGCTTGGCGTGGCGGTGGGCCGCGTGCACGAGAAGATCGTGGGCCCGCATCCGCACTGGAGCTGCCAGCTCGCGTTCGACCACACGCAGTTCGATGCCGTGATGGCCTGGCTGGAGCAGCACCGGCAGGGGCTGGACGTGCTGGTGCACGGACTGACCGGCAACGACCTCGAGGACCACACCACGCATGCCAGCTGGCTGGGCCGGCCGACGCCGCTGAACCTGCACGTCTTCGGCGGCTGA
- the cydX gene encoding cytochrome bd-I oxidase subunit CydX yields the protein MWYFSWLLGLPLAAAFAVLNAMWFELMEDEAIRHDKMDKP from the coding sequence ATGTGGTACTTCTCCTGGTTGTTGGGCCTGCCCCTGGCGGCGGCCTTTGCGGTGCTCAATGCGATGTGGTTCGAGCTGATGGAGGACGAGGCCATCCGCCACGACAAGATGGACAAGCCCTGA
- a CDS encoding cytochrome ubiquinol oxidase subunit I, whose amino-acid sequence MELDIVGLSRLQFAITALYHFLFVPLTIGLSIVIAIMETVFVMTGRTIWRDMTKFWGALFGINFAMGVATGIVMEFQFGMNWSYYSHYVGDIFGAPLAIEGLMAFFMEATFVGLFFFGWDKLSKVGHLIATWAVAIGSNFSALWILIANGWMQNPVGAAFNPQTMRMEVTDFFAVLTNPVAQAKFVHTVSAGYVTASIFVLGVSAWYLLKGRHLQLARRSMTVAASFGLASALSVVVLGDESGYLSTEHQKMKLAAIEAMWKTEPAPAAFTAFGFPDQETRETHYAIHIPAVMGLIGTRSLTTEIPGIEDLVKLAELRIQQGIKAYDALQAIRAAGSTAAIAPEVRAAFEENGPELGYALLLKRYVDDPRQATPEQISKAAWDTVPRVAPLYWSFRVMVGLGMFFILLTGTFFVLSARRQLDRRRWLLKVAVLAIPLPWIAAECGWVVAELGRQPWVIEGVLPTAAAVSSLGATTVLFTIAGFVLIYSTLFVIEMKLMLKAIRKGPDEHPAPAPGRLAPSASPLATAE is encoded by the coding sequence ATGGAACTTGACATTGTTGGACTGTCGCGATTGCAGTTCGCCATCACGGCGCTCTACCACTTCCTCTTCGTGCCGCTGACGATCGGCCTGTCGATCGTCATCGCCATCATGGAGACGGTCTTCGTCATGACCGGACGCACCATCTGGCGCGACATGACCAAGTTCTGGGGCGCGCTGTTCGGCATCAACTTCGCCATGGGCGTGGCCACCGGCATCGTCATGGAGTTCCAGTTCGGCATGAACTGGAGCTACTACAGCCACTACGTGGGCGACATCTTCGGCGCGCCGCTGGCGATCGAGGGGCTGATGGCCTTCTTCATGGAAGCCACCTTCGTGGGCCTGTTCTTCTTCGGCTGGGACAAGCTCTCCAAGGTCGGCCACCTGATCGCCACCTGGGCCGTGGCCATCGGCTCCAACTTCTCGGCGCTGTGGATCCTGATCGCCAACGGCTGGATGCAGAACCCGGTGGGCGCGGCCTTCAACCCGCAGACCATGCGCATGGAGGTGACCGATTTCTTCGCGGTGCTGACCAACCCGGTGGCGCAGGCCAAGTTCGTGCACACGGTGTCGGCGGGCTACGTCACCGCCTCCATCTTCGTGCTCGGCGTGTCGGCCTGGTACCTGCTCAAGGGCCGGCACCTGCAGCTGGCCAGGCGCTCGATGACGGTGGCGGCCTCGTTCGGCCTGGCCTCGGCGCTGTCGGTGGTGGTGCTGGGCGACGAGAGCGGCTACCTGTCCACCGAGCACCAGAAGATGAAGCTGGCCGCGATCGAGGCCATGTGGAAGACCGAGCCCGCGCCCGCGGCCTTCACGGCCTTCGGCTTCCCGGACCAGGAGACGCGCGAGACCCACTACGCGATCCACATCCCGGCCGTGATGGGCCTGATCGGCACGCGCTCGCTGACCACGGAGATCCCGGGCATCGAAGACCTGGTCAAGCTGGCCGAGCTGCGCATCCAGCAGGGCATCAAGGCCTACGACGCGCTGCAGGCCATCCGCGCCGCCGGCAGCACGGCCGCCATTGCGCCCGAGGTGCGCGCCGCCTTCGAGGAGAACGGCCCCGAGCTCGGCTACGCGCTGCTGCTCAAGCGTTACGTGGACGATCCGCGGCAGGCCACGCCCGAGCAGATCTCCAAGGCGGCCTGGGACACGGTGCCGCGGGTGGCGCCGCTGTACTGGTCGTTCCGCGTCATGGTCGGCCTCGGCATGTTCTTCATCCTGCTGACGGGCACCTTCTTCGTGCTGTCGGCGCGGCGCCAGCTCGATCGCCGGCGCTGGCTGCTCAAGGTCGCGGTGCTGGCCATCCCGCTGCCCTGGATCGCCGCCGAGTGCGGCTGGGTGGTGGCCGAACTCGGCCGCCAGCCCTGGGTCATCGAAGGCGTGCTGCCCACGGCCGCCGCCGTCTCCAGCCTGGGCGCGACCACCGTGCTGTTCACCATCGCCGGCTTCGTGCTGATCTACTCGACCTTGTTCGTGATCGAGATGAAGCTGATGCTCAAGGCCATCCGCAAGGGGCCCGACGAGCATCCCGCCCCGGCGCCTGGGCGGCTCGCGCCCAGCGCCTCCCCCCTCGCCACTGCGGAGTAA
- the cydC gene encoding thiol reductant ABC exporter subunit CydC, whose product MSFWHELRPVLALFLAGRRRALLAGAALAAATVLAGMALLGLSGWFISATALAGLSSATALVFDVFMPSAGIRLLALGRTAARYAERLVTHDATLAVLADLRVRLFRGWARPEAARQLLLRPARLLFRLTADIDALDSLYLRLMVPVASALVAALAAGVALGLANAWLGLAMALWLIAACVAMLGWVARRSRGAARRRAYGIEALRARSVDLVAGQTDLAMAGRLEAQCAALAAADRYVARADDALNRLEAQAGAAQGVISALTLCGALLAAGLLVGHGTIGVPGAALILLIALTAAEPLAGLRRGALELGRTLLAARRLLPNMVEAAPAPDAAAAAGGGLAAGCAVQARGLGVAHAGAGVAALQDISLTLQAGEHVALVGPSGAGKSTLLAAIAGELAPQAGQVRALPHTLLTQRTELFQDSLRDNLRLACPGAADAQLWAALQAAGLEETAQALPQGLDTRLGEGGLGLSGGQARRLALARLLLRQVPLWLLDEPTEGLDAATARDVLGRLHGLSQERAILVATHVRREAALADRLLTMHGGRIVSEARRGEAGFEAALQALRPD is encoded by the coding sequence ATGAGCTTCTGGCACGAGCTTCGCCCGGTGCTGGCCCTGTTCCTGGCGGGTCGCCGCCGCGCCCTGCTCGCAGGGGCGGCACTGGCCGCGGCGACGGTGCTGGCGGGCATGGCGCTGCTGGGCCTGTCGGGCTGGTTCATCAGCGCCACGGCGCTGGCCGGCCTGAGCAGTGCCACAGCGCTGGTCTTCGACGTGTTCATGCCCTCGGCCGGCATCCGCCTGCTGGCGCTGGGCCGGACGGCGGCGCGCTACGCCGAGCGCCTGGTGACCCATGACGCGACGCTGGCCGTGCTGGCCGATCTGCGCGTGCGGCTGTTCAGGGGCTGGGCCCGGCCCGAGGCCGCGCGGCAACTGCTGCTGCGGCCGGCACGGCTGCTGTTTCGCCTGACGGCGGACATCGATGCGCTGGACTCGCTCTACCTGCGGCTCATGGTGCCCGTGGCCTCCGCGCTGGTGGCCGCGCTGGCGGCGGGCGTGGCGCTCGGGCTGGCCAATGCCTGGCTCGGGCTGGCGATGGCACTCTGGCTGATCGCCGCCTGTGTGGCCATGCTGGGATGGGTGGCGCGGCGCTCGCGCGGCGCGGCGCGCCGGCGCGCCTACGGCATCGAGGCGCTGCGCGCGCGCAGCGTGGACCTGGTGGCGGGGCAGACCGACCTCGCCATGGCCGGGCGCCTCGAGGCCCAGTGCGCAGCCCTGGCGGCTGCCGACCGCTATGTGGCGCGCGCCGACGATGCGCTGAACCGGCTGGAGGCGCAGGCCGGCGCCGCGCAGGGCGTGATCTCGGCGCTGACGCTGTGTGGCGCGCTGCTGGCGGCGGGCCTGCTGGTGGGGCACGGGACGATCGGCGTTCCGGGGGCGGCGCTGATCCTGCTGATCGCGCTCACCGCCGCGGAGCCGCTGGCCGGCCTGCGCCGCGGCGCGCTGGAGCTGGGGCGCACCCTGCTGGCGGCCCGGCGGCTGCTGCCGAACATGGTTGAGGCCGCGCCGGCACCGGACGCGGCAGCCGCAGCGGGTGGTGGCTTGGCGGCCGGGTGCGCCGTGCAGGCCCGGGGGCTGGGCGTGGCGCATGCAGGCGCAGGCGTGGCCGCGCTGCAGGACATTTCGCTGACGCTGCAGGCCGGGGAACATGTGGCGCTGGTCGGGCCCAGCGGCGCCGGCAAGTCGACGCTGCTGGCGGCGATTGCCGGCGAACTGGCGCCGCAAGCCGGGCAGGTGCGGGCGCTGCCGCACACGCTGCTGACGCAGCGCACCGAGCTGTTCCAGGACAGCCTGCGCGACAACCTGCGCCTGGCCTGCCCCGGTGCGGCGGACGCGCAGCTCTGGGCGGCCCTGCAGGCCGCCGGCCTGGAGGAGACCGCCCAAGCCCTGCCGCAGGGGCTGGACACCCGGCTCGGCGAAGGCGGGCTGGGCCTGTCGGGCGGGCAGGCGCGCCGCCTCGCGCTGGCGCGCCTGCTGCTGCGGCAGGTGCCGCTGTGGCTGCTCGACGAGCCCACCGAGGGGCTCGACGCGGCCACCGCCCGCGACGTGCTGGGGCGGCTGCACGGCCTGTCGCAGGAGCGTGCCATACTGGTGGCCACACATGTGCGGCGCGAAGCGGCGCTGGCCGACCGGTTGCTGACGATGCACGGCGGCCGCATCGTTTCCGAGGCGAGGCGGGGCGAGGCTGGTTTCGAGGCGGCGCTGCAGGCGCTGCGGCCCGATTGA
- a CDS encoding PA0069 family radical SAM protein: protein MDEVRIPVQALKGRGAASRLAHRFEKDARAAFDDGWGTLEEGAMAPLPPLQTEVIWEDARSIITGNDSPDIYFERSINPYRGCEHGCIYCYARPTHSYLGLSPGLDFETRIIAKRNIAQVLRAELARKSYRPAHLAIGTVTDCYQPVERELRLTRAVIELLHETRHAFGLVTKSSAVERDLDLLAPMAAERLAAVYVTITTLDGELARKLEPRAAAPHRRLRTLRTLAEQGVPVGVSVSPQIPFVNEDMEQVLEAAWDAGARSAFYNVIRLPWELSPLFREWLALHYPLRADRIMARIQEMRGGKDYDSDFATRMKGSGLWAELIRQRFEKATARLGYNRARIALDLRAFRPPGGAGQGHLF, encoded by the coding sequence ATGGATGAAGTCCGCATCCCCGTGCAGGCCCTCAAGGGCCGTGGCGCCGCCTCGCGGCTGGCGCACCGTTTCGAGAAGGACGCGCGCGCCGCGTTCGACGACGGATGGGGCACGCTCGAGGAAGGCGCCATGGCGCCGTTGCCGCCGCTGCAGACCGAGGTGATCTGGGAAGACGCCAGAAGCATCATCACCGGCAACGATTCGCCCGACATCTACTTCGAGCGTTCGATCAACCCCTACCGCGGCTGCGAGCATGGCTGCATCTACTGCTATGCGCGCCCCACGCACAGCTACCTCGGCCTGTCGCCGGGGCTGGATTTCGAGACCAGGATCATCGCCAAGCGCAACATCGCGCAGGTGCTGCGCGCCGAGCTCGCGAGGAAAAGCTACCGGCCCGCCCACCTCGCCATCGGCACCGTGACCGACTGCTACCAGCCGGTGGAGCGCGAGCTGCGCCTCACGCGCGCCGTGATCGAGCTGCTGCACGAAACCCGCCACGCCTTCGGCCTCGTCACCAAATCGAGCGCGGTGGAGCGCGACCTCGACCTGCTGGCGCCGATGGCGGCAGAGCGGCTCGCGGCGGTCTACGTCACCATCACCACGCTCGACGGCGAGCTCGCGCGCAAGCTCGAGCCGCGCGCGGCCGCGCCGCACCGGCGGCTGCGCACCCTGCGCACGCTGGCCGAGCAGGGCGTGCCGGTGGGCGTGAGCGTGTCGCCGCAGATTCCCTTCGTCAACGAGGACATGGAGCAGGTGCTGGAGGCCGCCTGGGACGCCGGCGCGCGCAGCGCCTTCTACAACGTGATCCGCCTGCCGTGGGAGCTGAGCCCGCTGTTCCGCGAGTGGCTGGCGCTGCACTACCCGCTGCGCGCGGACCGCATCATGGCGCGCATCCAGGAGATGCGCGGCGGCAAGGACTACGACAGCGATTTCGCCACGCGCATGAAGGGCAGCGGCCTGTGGGCCGAGCTGATCCGCCAGCGCTTCGAGAAGGCCACGGCCCGGCTGGGCTACAACCGCGCGCGCATCGCGCTCGACCTGCGGGCCTTCCGCCCGCCGGGCGGCGCGGGGCAAGGCCACCTGTTCTGA
- a CDS encoding 2Fe-2S iron-sulfur cluster-binding protein → MTQATADKAFQVVLARSGRTVAVGEGESILDVLLLEGLDVPSSCQQGICGTCETRVLAGTPDHRDLLLSDSEKASGKTLLICCSRSHTDTLTLDL, encoded by the coding sequence ATGACGCAAGCCACGGCCGACAAGGCCTTTCAGGTGGTGCTGGCCCGCTCGGGCCGCACCGTGGCGGTGGGCGAGGGCGAGAGCATCCTCGATGTGCTGCTGCTCGAGGGGCTCGACGTGCCCAGCTCCTGCCAGCAGGGCATCTGCGGCACCTGCGAGACGCGGGTGCTGGCCGGCACGCCCGACCACCGCGACCTGCTGCTCAGCGACAGCGAGAAGGCCAGCGGCAAGACCCTGCTGATCTGCTGCTCGCGCAGCCATACCGACACCCTGACCCTGGACCTCTGA
- a CDS encoding MarR family winged helix-turn-helix transcriptional regulator has protein sequence MAAPRTPAFRPLLSYEVNSTSDVLRRSASMRFRREHDVSLMEWRTLALIEYLQPVALRDLVAYSSTDKAQISRIVTGLVERGFAERRADAADARSARIKLTAAGRRIVKGLGEAARDRDRVLRSALTQAEIDQLVSSLAKLKAKAQELVASEEALQAGGQA, from the coding sequence ATGGCCGCCCCCCGAACGCCCGCCTTCCGCCCCCTGCTGAGCTACGAAGTCAACAGCACCTCCGACGTGCTGCGGCGCAGCGCGTCGATGCGCTTTCGCCGCGAGCACGACGTGAGCCTGATGGAGTGGCGCACGCTGGCGCTGATCGAGTACCTGCAGCCGGTGGCCTTGCGCGACCTGGTGGCCTACTCCAGCACCGACAAGGCGCAGATCAGCCGCATCGTCACCGGCCTCGTGGAGCGCGGCTTCGCCGAGCGGCGCGCCGATGCCGCCGACGCGCGCTCGGCCCGCATCAAGCTCACCGCCGCCGGGCGCAGGATCGTGAAGGGCCTCGGCGAAGCGGCGCGCGACCGCGACCGCGTGCTGCGCAGCGCGCTGACGCAGGCCGAGATCGACCAGCTCGTCAGCAGCCTGGCCAAGCTCAAGGCCAAGGCGCAGGAGTTGGTGGCCAGTGAGGAGGCGCTGCAGGCGGGGGGGCAGGCCTGA
- a CDS encoding aromatic ring-hydroxylating dioxygenase subunit alpha, which produces MNARQDPRPIIPIRNAYELPAPTSRDDLTRVGRGTPMGELLRRYWHPVGLSTDAGDTPREVQVLGETLILFRAGNGEPGLLYPRCAHRGTSLIYGKVEDDGIRCCYHGWKFGPQGQCLDQPCEPEGGKMRHKVQQPGYSVAERYGLIWTYMGPPDRQPVLPQFEPLEHLAEGEFLEADDQSIGGGGPVVIDCNWLQHYENVVDPWHVLVLHGTFSGVQFTDMMLRAPTISFDYTPIGVKVTSLRTLDDGSIFRRVTEASLPTLRVVPNPRVGQYARVESIGFVLPMDDTHFRIYTVARVREKGELTAFRSRQGGKLWRELTPEEHRQYPGDYEAQVGQGAITFHSEEHLATTDKGIAMLRRMLAQQLDVLAAGGNPAGVSFDPAEAMIRFEAGNFHDPLVG; this is translated from the coding sequence ATGAACGCCCGCCAAGACCCCCGACCGATCATCCCCATCCGCAACGCCTACGAGCTGCCCGCGCCGACCTCGCGCGACGACCTCACGCGCGTGGGCCGCGGCACGCCCATGGGCGAGCTGCTGCGCCGCTACTGGCACCCCGTGGGCCTGTCCACGGACGCTGGCGACACGCCGCGCGAGGTGCAGGTGCTGGGCGAGACGCTGATCCTGTTTCGCGCCGGCAACGGCGAGCCCGGCCTGCTGTACCCGCGCTGCGCGCACCGCGGCACCTCGCTGATCTACGGCAAGGTCGAGGACGACGGCATCCGCTGCTGCTACCACGGCTGGAAGTTCGGCCCGCAGGGCCAGTGCCTGGACCAGCCCTGCGAGCCCGAGGGCGGCAAGATGCGCCACAAGGTGCAGCAGCCAGGCTACTCGGTGGCCGAGCGCTATGGCCTGATCTGGACCTACATGGGCCCGCCGGACCGCCAGCCGGTGCTGCCGCAGTTCGAGCCGCTCGAACACCTGGCCGAGGGCGAGTTCCTGGAAGCCGACGACCAGAGCATCGGCGGCGGCGGCCCGGTGGTGATCGACTGCAACTGGCTGCAGCACTACGAGAACGTGGTCGACCCCTGGCACGTGCTGGTGCTGCACGGCACCTTCTCGGGCGTGCAGTTCACCGACATGATGCTGCGCGCGCCCACCATCAGTTTCGACTACACGCCGATCGGCGTGAAGGTGACCTCGCTGCGCACGCTGGACGACGGCTCGATCTTCCGCCGCGTCACCGAGGCCAGCCTGCCCACGCTGCGCGTGGTGCCCAACCCGCGCGTGGGCCAGTACGCACGGGTGGAATCGATCGGCTTCGTGCTGCCGATGGACGACACGCATTTCCGCATCTACACCGTGGCGCGGGTGCGCGAGAAAGGCGAGCTCACCGCCTTCCGCTCGCGCCAGGGCGGCAAGCTGTGGCGCGAGCTCACGCCCGAGGAGCACCGCCAGTACCCGGGCGACTACGAGGCGCAGGTGGGGCAGGGCGCCATCACCTTCCACTCGGAGGAGCACCTGGCTACCACCGACAAAGGCATCGCCATGCTGCGCCGCATGCTGGCGCAGCAGCTCGACGTGCTGGCCGCGGGGGGCAACCCGGCGGGGGTGAGCTTTGATCCGGCCGAGGCGATGATTCGCTTCGAGGCGGGGAATTTTCATGATCCGCTGGTGGGGTGA
- the cydB gene encoding cytochrome d ubiquinol oxidase subunit II, whose amino-acid sequence MILHELINYDTLRMIWWLLLGVLLIGFAVTDGFDLGTGMLLPFAAHDDIERRVVINTIGPVWEGNQVWLILGGGAIFAAWPQLYAVSFSGFYLAMFATLVALILRPVAFKFRSKREGARWRASWDWILCVGGFVPALIFGVAVGNVLQGVPFRIESDMRIFYEGTFFGLLNPFAVLCGLVSVAMLMLHGSAWLQLKTQGPVAERSRAWGSAAALLTVALYALAGVLLWFFIDGYRLTGPANMTGPSNPLLKGAERHAGAWFANYAAHPWLWLAPLLGLAGPLLALLGLRLRRPVLALLSSALGITGIILSVGVSMFPFILPSSLNPRASLTVWDSSSSHLTLFIMLVVTAIFIPLIVAYTSWVYKVLWGKVDEQAIRDERGHAY is encoded by the coding sequence ATGATCCTGCATGAACTCATCAACTACGACACGCTGCGCATGATCTGGTGGCTGCTGCTGGGCGTGCTGCTGATCGGCTTCGCCGTGACCGACGGCTTCGACCTGGGCACCGGCATGCTGCTGCCGTTCGCCGCGCACGACGACATCGAGCGGCGCGTGGTCATCAACACCATCGGCCCGGTCTGGGAGGGCAACCAGGTGTGGCTGATCCTTGGCGGCGGCGCCATCTTCGCGGCCTGGCCGCAGCTCTATGCCGTGTCGTTCTCGGGCTTCTACCTGGCCATGTTCGCCACCCTCGTGGCGCTGATCCTGCGGCCCGTGGCCTTCAAGTTCCGCAGCAAGCGTGAAGGCGCGCGCTGGCGCGCGAGCTGGGACTGGATTTTGTGCGTGGGCGGCTTCGTGCCCGCGCTGATCTTTGGCGTGGCCGTGGGCAACGTGCTGCAGGGCGTGCCGTTCCGGATCGAGTCCGACATGCGCATCTTCTACGAAGGCACGTTCTTCGGCCTGCTCAATCCGTTTGCCGTGCTGTGCGGACTGGTGTCGGTGGCGATGCTGATGCTGCACGGCAGCGCCTGGCTGCAGCTCAAGACGCAGGGGCCGGTGGCCGAGCGCTCGCGGGCCTGGGGCAGCGCGGCGGCGTTGCTGACGGTGGCGCTGTACGCGCTGGCCGGCGTGCTGCTCTGGTTCTTCATCGACGGCTACCGGCTGACCGGTCCGGCCAACATGACCGGCCCCTCCAACCCGCTGCTCAAGGGCGCCGAGCGGCATGCCGGCGCGTGGTTCGCCAACTACGCTGCGCATCCCTGGCTGTGGCTCGCGCCCCTGCTGGGCCTGGCGGGGCCGCTGCTGGCGCTGCTCGGGCTGCGCCTGCGCCGGCCGGTGCTGGCCCTGCTGAGCAGCGCCCTGGGCATCACCGGCATCATCCTCAGCGTCGGCGTCTCGATGTTCCCGTTCATCCTGCCGTCCTCGCTGAACCCGCGCGCCAGCCTCACGGTCTGGGATTCGTCGTCGAGCCACCTGACGCTGTTCATCATGCTGGTGGTGACGGCGATCTTCATCCCGCTGATCGTGGCCTACACCTCCTGGGTCTACAAGGTGCTGTGGGGCAAGGTGGACGAGCAGGCCATCCGCGACGAGCGTGGCCATGCGTATTGA
- a CDS encoding Bug family tripartite tricarboxylate transporter substrate binding protein, with amino-acid sequence MTHDAFASSPGRRRALQALAATAAAGLAWPLRAQDAFPSKPIRVVVPFAPGGAIDVAVRAMAEKVATLLNQPVVVDAKPGAATIVGADAVAKAAPDGYTVLITTSSTTINNAAVYKKLPYDPATSFAPVTMVSLGSVMFAGPATAPYSNLKEFAAWAKAQNRPISFGSWGVGSSAHLFGELLRTRYGLNMQHVAYKGDVAALTDVRGGVLDTTFSSPVSARPLVRAGSIKALGMTGPRRSGGLPELATFGEQGFAGFELAGYVAVYVPAGTPRPVIDRLNKAFVAAIRSPDVTQRLIDQGQDPIAGTPEELQAIYNHDFPLWTGMLKAAGIQPE; translated from the coding sequence ATGACCCACGACGCCTTCGCTTCCTCCCCCGGCCGCCGCCGCGCGCTGCAGGCCCTGGCCGCCACCGCGGCCGCCGGCCTGGCCTGGCCGCTGCGAGCCCAGGACGCCTTTCCCTCCAAGCCGATCCGCGTGGTCGTGCCGTTCGCGCCCGGCGGCGCGATCGACGTGGCCGTGCGCGCCATGGCCGAGAAGGTGGCCACCCTGCTGAACCAGCCGGTGGTGGTGGACGCCAAGCCCGGCGCCGCCACCATCGTCGGCGCGGATGCCGTGGCCAAGGCCGCGCCCGACGGCTACACGGTGCTCATCACCACCAGCTCCACCACCATCAACAACGCCGCGGTCTACAAGAAGCTGCCCTACGACCCGGCCACCAGTTTCGCGCCCGTGACCATGGTCTCGCTGGGCAGCGTGATGTTCGCCGGCCCGGCCACGGCGCCCTACAGCAACCTCAAGGAATTCGCGGCCTGGGCCAAGGCGCAGAACCGGCCGATCAGCTTCGGCTCCTGGGGCGTGGGCTCCTCCGCACACCTGTTCGGCGAATTGCTGCGCACCCGCTACGGCCTGAACATGCAGCACGTGGCCTACAAGGGCGACGTTGCCGCGCTGACCGACGTGCGCGGCGGCGTGCTCGACACCACCTTCTCCAGCCCGGTCAGCGCGCGGCCGCTGGTGAGGGCCGGCAGCATCAAGGCGCTGGGCATGACCGGCCCGCGCCGCTCGGGCGGCCTGCCCGAGCTGGCCACCTTCGGCGAGCAGGGCTTTGCCGGCTTCGAGCTCGCGGGCTATGTGGCCGTGTACGTGCCTGCCGGCACGCCGCGCCCCGTCATCGACCGGCTCAACAAGGCTTTCGTGGCGGCCATCCGCTCGCCCGACGTGACACAGCGCCTGATCGACCAGGGGCAGGACCCGATCGCCGGCACGCCCGAAGAACTGCAGGCCATCTACAACCACGACTTTCCCCTGTGGACCGGCATGCTCAAGGCCGCCGGCATCCAGCCGGAGTAA